From Candidatus Omnitrophota bacterium:
GATGTTCATCTATTTCATTCAAAAAAAAGAATTTTTGAACAACGATCTCCATTATCTGCGCAACCAATTGGAATGCAGCCGCCAACGCGGAAAAGACCGGTTCTACAAGGATTTTCTATGCCCGTTGTTTTTTGAAGGCTTTGCCAAACCGGAACGGGAACGCTCCCAAGCCGCCAAGCAATTGTTGGGAAAAATACCCTATCTGAACGGCGGGCTTTTCTTACGGCATCAAATCGAGGAACTGTATGGCGAAGCCATAACCATCCAGGACGCCGCCTTCGAGAAACTTTTTGCCTTCTTCGATCAATACCAATGGCATTTGGACGAACGCCCCAATCGCGCCGACAACGAAATCAATCCGGACGTTCTGGGTTATATCTTTGAAAAGTATATCAATCAGAAACAGATGGGGGCGTATTACACCAAAGAGGATATAACCGAGTACATTAGCAAAAATACCATCATCCCCCGTCTGTTCGACGAAGCGCGGCGAAATTGCAAAATCGCGTTTGAGGGGGAAAAATCCGTTTGGGAATTATTGCAGGCCGATCCCGACCGCTACATCTATGAAGCGGTTCGTTTGGGCGTGATCGACAGCCAGGGGCAAGTAATCCCGGAGACGGCCTTGCCGGAATTCGTGCAAAAGGGGATGCGCGATCCCAAGGAACGCATGTTCGATCGGCGCTATAACCTGGGCGACGCCTATCTTCGCGGCGAGAAGGGCGAGAAACTCACTCTTCCTACGGAAACTTGGCGCGAATACGTCTGCCGCCGCCAGCGATGCTTGGAACTGCGCGATAAACTGGCTCAGGGCGAAGCGCAAGATATCAACGCCCTTGTAACCTATAACCTCAATATCCGCCAGTTCGCCCAAGACGCCATCGAAAATTGCGAAGGACCGGAATTGTTGCGGGCGTTTTGGCGCGCCATTCGAGACATCTCGGTTCTCGATCCCACCTGCGGCTCCGGCGCCTTCCTCTTCGCCGCGCTCAACATCCTGGAAGACTTGTACGAAGCCTGCCTGGACCGGATGCAGGCGTTCCTCGACGAACTGGAACGTTTGGGCGAAAAACATCGCCCGGAAAAATACAAGGATTTTCGCGAAATCCTGGCGCTGATCGAAAAACATCCCAACCGCAAATACTTCGTTTTCAAATCGATCATCCTCAACAATCTCTACGGCGTGGACATCATGGACGAGGCGGTGGAAATCTGCAAACTCCGCCTTTTCCTGAAACTGGTCGCTCAGGTGGAAAAAGTGAATGAGATCGAACCGCTGCCCGATATCGACTTCAACATCCAGGCGGGCAATACCCTGGTAGGATTCACGACGCTAAAAGAAGTGAAAAATTCGCTGGCCGATTCCATGCTCAATGATGAAATCATGCAAAGCATCGCGGATCAGGCGGACGAAATCGACCGTCTTTTCGTTCACTTCAAAGAACAACAAACCTCCCTGGGCGGGGAAATAACGCCAGCGGATAAACAAGAACTCCGCCGCCGCTTGAAGCAACTCGAAGATGAACTCAACCGCTACCTCGCGGGCGAATACGGAATTCAAACTAACGATGAAAAAGGTTACGAAAAATGGCTGGCTTCCCATAAACCCTTCCACTGGCTCATCGAATTTTACGGCATTATGAAAAAGGGCGGTTTCGATGTGATTATTGGGAATCCGCCGTATGTGGAATTATCACCACGTAAAGTCGAATATAATTTTAAAGAAAAGCAATATGAAACACTTTCTTCTAAAAATCTTTATTCTCTTGTTTACGAACATTCTCTTAATCTTATAAAAAGGAATTCATATGTCGGTTTTATTGTCCAACTTACTGCTATTTCATCAGAAAAAATGGCTCCCTTGCAAGATATGTTATTAAATCGTGGGGGATTGTTAGCATTGGCATTTCCTCGTAGGCCAGAATCAATCTTTGATGGCGTTGAAATGCCAGTTTCGATATTGATTTCATGTCCTTGGAATTCAGGTCTATATACCACTAGGATTAACAGATTTTATACAGAAGAAAGATCAGTTGCTTTAACTTCCCTAAACCTTCATACACACAATATCAGAATAAACAAACATCGAATTGCAAAGTTTGGAAATATGATAGATGTATCAGTTTATGGAAAAATTGCGAAAAATCAAATTATCATTTCTGATAATATAGGTGCCGAATATTCTAAATGGTTTCTTTATTACCAAGAGGCTTTTAGATATTGGGCAAAGGCATGTAAAGGGCATCCGTTTTTTCGTCGCAATGGAAAAGATATGCAACCCCCACATGGTCGTATTATAAAATTTACTAGTTATGAGTCTTGTTCGTTTACTACATGCCTAATTAATTCATCATTATTCTATTGGTATTATAGTGCTTTTTCTGATTGTGAACACTTGAATGATTCGCTTTTAAAAGAATTTAAAGTTCCTGACAACTGCTGGAAATTTAAATGGATAAATTTAGAAAAAGAACTATCATTAAGTCTTAGTAATAATGCTGTCAGGAAAAATATAAAAACAAAACAAGGACATAAAATTGAATATGATGAAATAAACGGCTCTAAATCGAAATCAACTATAGATAATATCGACCGAGTTCTCGCCCAGCATTACGGCTTCACCGACGAGGAACTCGATTTTATCATCAACTACGACATCAAATACCGCATGGGGCGGGAGGGGGGAGAAGAAGCGGAATGACGGCTATTGTTCGTTCTATATCCGATATTCCGATTCGTTTAACCGACGAACGATGGGCGCATATCGCGGAAGAACATGGCGAAATGGCGGGATTGCGCGCCGAAATCTTGGAAACCGTTG
This genomic window contains:
- a CDS encoding DNA methyltransferase, with product MPPDRKALIDRLKKFDFTGLFTQELGWDWNSSVSLRVNVGEQVFDIRSIAQKRGIQVFECRLGRIPDYATRRLIDKEITKSAYEHLIIFTDSAKTVQIWQWVSKEPGKPKACREYTFTKNQSGEALIQRLNHIAFALSDEEGLTLIGATIKLKDAFDKERITKRFYERFQKELQTFKEFLQGIPQDDMENWYASVMMSRLMFIYFIQKKEFLNNDLHYLRNQLECSRQRGKDRFYKDFLCPLFFEGFAKPERERSQAAKQLLGKIPYLNGGLFLRHQIEELYGEAITIQDAAFEKLFAFFDQYQWHLDERPNRADNEINPDVLGYIFEKYINQKQMGAYYTKEDITEYISKNTIIPRLFDEARRNCKIAFEGEKSVWELLQADPDRYIYEAVRLGVIDSQGQVIPETALPEFVQKGMRDPKERMFDRRYNLGDAYLRGEKGEKLTLPTETWREYVCRRQRCLELRDKLAQGEAQDINALVTYNLNIRQFAQDAIENCEGPELLRAFWRAIRDISVLDPTCGSGAFLFAALNILEDLYEACLDRMQAFLDELERLGEKHRPEKYKDFREILALIEKHPNRKYFVFKSIILNNLYGVDIMDEAVEICKLRLFLKLVAQVEKVNEIEPLPDIDFNIQAGNTLVGFTTLKEVKNSLADSMLNDEIMQSIADQADEIDRLFVHFKEQQTSLGGEITPADKQELRRRLKQLEDELNRYLAGEYGIQTNDEKGYEKWLASHKPFHWLIEFYGIMKKGGFDVIIGNPPYVELSPRKVEYNFKEKQYETLSSKNLYSLVYEHSLNLIKRNSYVGFIVQLTAISSEKMAPLQDMLLNRGGLLALAFPRRPESIFDGVEMPVSILISCPWNSGLYTTRINRFYTEERSVALTSLNLHTHNIRINKHRIAKFGNMIDVSVYGKIAKNQIIISDNIGAEYSKWFLYYQEAFRYWAKACKGHPFFRRNGKDMQPPHGRIIKFTSYESCSFTTCLINSSLFYWYYSAFSDCEHLNDSLLKEFKVPDNCWKFKWINLEKELSLSLSNNAVRKNIKTKQGHKIEYDEINGSKSKSTIDNIDRVLAQHYGFTDEELDFIINYDIKYRMGREGGEEAE